In the Malania oleifera isolate guangnan ecotype guangnan chromosome 1, ASM2987363v1, whole genome shotgun sequence genome, one interval contains:
- the LOC131163444 gene encoding endochitinase-like: MYVLHNYRLLLIERSGDGTRKKKKPDGRYSWGYCWIREGATIPADQLGDYCVANDQYPCAPGKKYYGRGPIQLSYNFNYGPAGNDLGYDLLNNPDLVENDPYISFEAAYWFWMTPQPPKPSCHDVMIGNYTPSAADITAGRYGGFGLCTNIINGGIECGGGYSSEQEQDRIGYYKRYCEILGVDTGDNLSCANQHPYGLTLKEKRIKRGGSYSDQ; the protein is encoded by the exons ATGTATGTACTCCACAATTATCGTTTGCTTCTTATTGAGAGATCAGGAGATGGGacacgcaaaaaaaaaaaaccggaTGGTCGATATTCATGGGGTTATTGTTGGATTCGTGAAGGAGCCACCATCCCTGCTGACCAACTCGGTGATTATTGTGTTGCTAATGACCAGTACCCATGTGCACCTGGCAAGAAGTATTATGGCCGAGGTCCTATTCAACTTTCCTA CAACTTCAACTACGGTCCGGCAGGGAATGACTTAGGTTATGATCTACTAAATAACCCAGACTTGGTGGAGAATGATCCATACATATCTTTTGAGGCTGCTTATTGGTTTTGGATGACTCCACAACCACCAAAGCCTTCATGTCATGACGTCATGATTGGTAACTACACACCGTCAGCTGCAGACATTACAGCTGGTCGGTACGGAGGTTTTGGGCTTTGCACCAACATCATCAACGGTGGCATAGAATGTGGTGGTGGCTACTCAAGCGAGCAGGAACAGGACCGTATTGGGTACTACAAAAGATATTGTGAAATATTAGGTGTGGACACCGGTGACAACCTTAGCTGTGCAAACCAGCATCCTTATGGCTTGACCCTCAAGGAAAAGAGGATCAAAAGAGGTGGTTCCTATTCAGATCAGTAA